In Thiomonas arsenitoxydans, the genomic stretch GACTGCTCCGCCTACAGCGCCGACAGCTGGGACTTCTGCTTCGAGGTCATGCGCGATACCGGCGTGGTGCTCGTACCCGGCAAAGACTTCGGCACCGCCGAGCCCCAGCGCTACTTCCGCCTGAGCTACGCCAACAGCATCGCCAACCTGCAGGAAGCGCTGTCCCGGCTGCGCGGCTATCTGGAACGCAAGGTGGCATGAAAATCGCCCAATGAACCCGGAGCATCGCATCCTGCTGATCGCGGGGCCGAATGGCGCTGGAAAAACCACCTTCGCCAAGATTTTCCTGCCCGAAGCGGATTACAGCGACTTCATCAACGCCGATCTCATCGCCTCGGGCTTATCCCCATTCGATCCCGATAGGGCTGCCCGACGCGCTGCGCGCCTGATGCTGGAAGAAATTGACTTACGGGTGAAAAACGGGAAAAGCTTCGCCCTGGAAACCACCCTCAGCGGGCGCGGCTATGCCGCGCAAATTCCGCGGTGGCGTGCATTGGGCTATCACGCCAAGCTCGTGTTTTTGTCCTTGCCCGATGCGGAAATGGCGGTACAGCGTGTGGCGGCCCGTGTGACGCAAGGCGGGCATGCCATCCCTGAAGCCGTCATCCGACGCCGTTTTTCAGCCGGATTACTCAATTTCCATCATCTCTACAAACCGTTGGTGAACGCCTGGGCACTTTATGACAACTCGGGTGATCTACCCTCTCTGATCAGCAGCGGGGACAACCCATGACCATCTCTCCGATCAAGCACACCCCGCCTTCTGTCGACCCCGACCTGCAAAAAGTCGAGCCCGCCCTGCGCCGTGCAGCCCAAAGCGCGCGTGAGCTCGCGCTGCGTACCGGCACGCCTTGCTATGTCTGGCGCGATGGCAAGCTGATCAACATTGGCAGCCCGCAGATGAATCCCTCAGCCGACACCCACACCACCGAGAAGGCATGAACTCGACCGCCAGACCTTCGGCGCAACCCCCTTGCCTCGCTGTTTTCCACTGGCCCGTGCGGGTGTACTGGGAAGACACCGACGCCGGGGGCATCGTCTATTACGCCAACTATCTCAAGTTCTTCGAGCGCTCGCGCACGGAATGGCTGCGCAGCCTGGGGCTGGCGCAGTCGGAGCTGGCGGCGCAATCGGGAATGGTGTTCGTCGTGGCCGACGTGCACCTGCGCTACGCCGCCCCCGCCAAACTCGACGACGCGCTGCAGATCCAGCTTCGCTTGCAGGACATCGGCAGCGCCAGCCTCACCGTCGCGCAACAGGCCTGGCGCTGCGACGCCAGCGGTGCGCCCGCCGCGCTGCTGTGCGAGGCCACGGTACGCGTGGGTTGCGTGGCGGCGGCCACGCTGCGGCCATCGCGCATTCCGCGGGAAGTCTTCGACCGCGTCACCCGCTGGGCAGCGCCTGCTTCACCCGCACCCTGAGCTGCAACCCTTCCTTTCGTGAACCTTTTTTCCTCAATCCTGTCTTCTCCGCAGCGGCCGCGCCCGTTGGGGATTTGTTGTAATGCAGGCTGTCTCTCCTGAGCCGCGCGCTCACTCTCCCACTACTACAGCCAGACCTCCCTATGGATCAAAACTTCTCCATCGTATCCATGGTGCTCGGCGCCAGCATCGTGGTGCAGCTGGTGCTCGCCCTTCTGCTCTCCGTATCGCTGGCGAGCTGGACCGTCATCTTCCGCAAATATTTTGCCATCAAGTCGGCGCGGGTGAAGTCTGAAGACTTCGAACAGGAGTTCTGGTCGGGCACGGGACTGAACGACCTGTACCAATCGGCGCTGAGCAACGGCCGCCACGGCAGCCCGCTGCAGCGCATCTTCGCCTCGGGCATGCGTGAATACCTCAAGCTGCGCGAGCGCCATGTGCTCGACGGCTCCACCCTGGTGGACGGCGCCCGCCGAGCCATGCGCGCCGCCTTCCAGCGCGAGATGGACGCGCTCGAAGCCAACTTGTCCTTTCTCGCCTCGGTCGGATCGGTCTCGCCCTATGTCGGCCTGTTCGGCACGGTGTGGGGCATCATGCACGCCTTCGTCGGCCTGTCCAATCTGCAGCAGGTCACGCTGGCCACCGTGGCGCCCGGCATTGCCGAGGCGCTGGTGGCCACGGCCATCGGCCTGTTCGCGGCCATCCCCGCGGTGATCGCCTACAACTTCTTCGCCCGCGACATCGACCGCTTGGCCAATCGCTACGAGTCGTTCACCGAAGAGTTCTCCAACATCCTGCAGCGCCAGAGCACGCCCGCGCCGAGCGCCGCGCAGTCGGCCGCGGCAGCAAGCGCCGGGCGAGCCGGGCCGGTCACCGGCTTTGGCGGAGGGCGCTGAGGTGACTCCCTCGCGCTCACTTCGTTCGCTGATCCCTGGGAACTTCTGACATGCCCGCCCTCCAATCGAGCAGTCGTGGGCATCGCTCGCGGCGCGCTCTGGCCGACATCAATGTCGTGCCCTACATCGACGTCATGCTGGTGTTGCTGATCATTTTCATGGTCACCGCGCCGCTCATCACGCCGACCATGGTCAAGCTACCTACCGTGGGCAATGCGCCGCAGGCCCCCAGTGTCTTGGTGCAGGTCACCATCCAGAAGGATGACATGCTCGAAGTCTCGCTGCGCGACCCTAAGAGCAAGGCCGCCAACGCCGCGCCGCAGCCCGTCAGCCTCAAGGACTTGCCGCAGACCGTGCAGCAACTGGCCGCGCAGGCTGGCCTGAGCCTCGATGCCATGCCGGTGCTGATCGCCGCCGACAAAAACGTGAAGTACAACGCGGTGATGCGCGCGCTCAATCTGCTCAAACAGCACGGTGTGGAGCGCGTGGGCCTGGCCGTCCAGTCCAACCCATCCTGATGCGTTTTTTCTCCCGCTTTTTAGCCCGGTTTTTTCCCCTTTTCCCATGAACACCGCGCGCTTATCCCCAGGCGACCCCTCCGCGCTGCAGCCGCCGCACGAACGCGGTACGCTGCGCGCCTTCGGCCTGGCCGCCCTGTTCCACCTACTGCTCATCGCCCTCATCGCCTTCGGCGTGCACTGGAAGAGTCACCCGCCCGAAGCGGTGGAGGCCGAGTTGTGGTCGCCCACGGTGCAGCGCGCCGCGCCCCGGCCCACCGCGCCGATGGAACGCAAGCAGCCGCAACCCCAGCCGCAGCCCGCCCCTCCGCCACCGCCGCCGCCCAAACCCGTGGCCGCCCCCAAACCCGAGCCGCAGGTGCAACAGGCCGACATCGTGCTGAAGCAAGAGCGCGAAGCCGCGCTCAAAAAACAGCAGGCCGAGCAACAGGCGCTGATCGAAAAACGGCTCAAGGAAGAACAGAAAAAACTCGCCGAGGAAAAGCAGCGCCTGGCCGAGCAAAAGCAGCAGCAGGAACTCAAACAACAACAGTTGGCCGAACAGCGCAAACAGCAGCAGGAACAAAAACTGCGCCAGGAAAAGCTGGCCGAGCAAAAAAAGCTGGCCGAACAAAAGCGGCTAGCCGAGCTGAAGCAGAAAAAACTGGAGCAGCAGCAGACGCAGCTTGCCGCCTCGTCGCGCGACGATTACATGAAGCAGTTGATGCAGCAGGCGGGCACCGGCGCGGCCAACAGCACCGGCACTGCGGCGCGCACCTCCGGTCCGTCGGGCACGTATGCGGCGCGCATCGCCAGTCTGGTGCGGGAGAACGTGACCTATCCCGAGATCAACCAGATCACCGGCGATCCGCGGGTGACGGTGCTGGTCAACTTGGCGCCGGACGGCGCCGTGCTCACCGCGAAAATCGAGCGCTCCAGCGGTGTGACGAGCTGGGATCAGGCCGTGCTGCGCGCCATCGAGCGGGTGCACCACTTCCCGCCCGACAGCAACGGCAAGATCTGGACGCCGATGTTGGTCAAAGCCGGGCCGCGCGACCCAAGCTGATCAGTAGTCGATCTCCGCCCGGCCATCTTTCGAGAGCTGGGCCAACGCGCTCAGGATCGGATCGGTGGGCGGCAGGCGGCAGGCCGGCACACTCAGGCGCACTTGCGCCCCGGCGCGCTCGACGTCGAGCAGCAGCGGCAAGCCATCTTCGCTGGCGTGCTGGCGGGCCAGCCCCACCAGCGGCTCGGCCGAGCTGGCGCCGTTGAGTTTGAGACGGATGCTCTTTCCCAGACGGGCGCGGGCTTCTTCGAGCGTCCACACCGAGTCGGCGTTGAAACGCAGCCCGCCATTGAAGCGGTCGGTCTGCGCCTTGCCACGCAGCACCAGCAGGGCGTCGTCGCGCAGGCGGTCGCGCACGGTGTCGAGCAGGCTTTCACCGATGACGATTTCCATCGCGCCCGATCGATCTTCGAGCGCGAGGATGGCGATGCGCCCGCGCTGCGACTGCACCAGACGCACCCCGGCCGCGATGCCCGCGATAAGCACCGGGTCGCGCGAATCGACCAGATCCATCAGCGCGGTCGGTGCAAAGCGCCGCACCTCCTCGGCGCTGGCGTCAAACAGATGACCGCTGAGGTAGTAGCCGATGGCGGTTTTCTCAAAGGAGAGCTTGGTGCGCAGATCCCAGGGCTCGACCTCGGGCAGCCGTGGCTCGTGCGCCGGGTTGTGGCCGCCATCGGCGGCGTCGGCGGCGAACAGGTCGAACAGCCCGGCCTGCTGCCTCGCGGCCTCGCGCTGCGCGGCGTAGTCCATCGCGGTTTCCACCGCGGCCATCACCGCGGCACGCTCGGGGTGCAGGCTGTCGAACGCGCCGGCCTTGGCCAAGGCTTCGAGCACACGTTTGTTGAGGCGGGTGCGATCCACCCGTTCGGCAAAGTCGAACAGCGAAGTGAAAGGCCGCTCTTGCCGCGCGGCGATCATGGCCTCCACCGCAGCCTGGCCATTGCCCTTGATGGCACCCAGGGCGTAGCGGATGGTTTTGCTGTCCACCGGATCGAAGCGCCACTGCGAGGCGTTCACATCGGGCGGCAGCACGTTGATGCCGCAGGCCTGCGCGTCTTCCACCAGAATCTTGAGTTTGTCGGTGTCGTCGAGGGCGATGCTCATGTTGGCCGCGAGAAATTCGGCGGGGTAATGCGCCTTCATCCAGGCCGTCTGTACGGCGAGCAGCGCGTAGGCGGCGGCGTGCGATTTGTTGAAGCCGTAGCCCGCGAACTTCTCCATCAAATCGAAGATCTCGTTGGCCTTCTCCGGCTTGATGCCATTCTTGGCCGCGCCTTCGGCGAAGATGCCGCGGTGCTGCGCCATCTCCTCGGGCTTTTTCTTGCCCATGGCGCGGCGCAGCAGGTCGGCGCCGCCGAGCGAGTAGCCGCCGATGACCTGCGCCACCTGCATCACCTGCTCCTGATAGACCATGATGCCGTAGGTTTCCTCCAGCACCGAGGCCATGCGCGGGTCGGGATAGACCACGTCTTCCTTGCCCGCTTTGCGCGCGCAGTAGGTGGGAATGAGGTCCATCGGGCCGGGGCGGTACAGCGCCACCAGGGCGATGATGTCTTCGAAGCGGTCGGGCTTGGCGTCGCGCAGCATGCCTTGCATGCCGCGCGATTCGAGCTGGAACACGGCGACGGTGTCGCCCTTGGCCATGAGTTTGTAGCTCTTGGCGTCGTCCAGCGGAATGTCTTCGAGTTTGAAGTCGGCGCGGTCGGGGTGGTTGCGACGGATGAGTTGCGCGCCCAGTTCCAGGATGGTCAGTGTGGCCAGGCCGAGAAAGTCGAACTTCACCAGCCCGGCGGCTTCGACATCGTCCTTGTCGAATTGTGAAACGGCGTCGGTGCTGCCCGGCTGCGCATACAGCGGGCAAAAGTCGGTGAGTTTGCCCGGCGCGATGAGCACCCCGCCCGCGTGCATGCCGATGTTGCGCGGCAGACCTTCGAGCTGCTGGGCGAGATCGAGTAGTTGCCTGACCTCCTCTTCCTCCTCGTAGCGCTGCGCCAGCAGGGGCTCCTGCTTGAGCGCGTCGGCTAGTGAGATGTGCTGGCCCGGTTTGGCCGGAATGAGCTTGGCGATGCCGTCACAGAAGGTGTAGCTCAGATCGAGCACCCGCCCGACGTCGCGCACCGCGGCGCGCGCGGCCATGGTGCCGAAGGTGGCGATCTGCGATACCGCATCCACGCCGTACTTCTCCTTCACATAATCGATGACGCGGTCGCGGTTCTCCTGGCAGAAGTCGATGTCGAAGTCGGGCATCGACACCCGCTCCGGGTTGAGAAAGCGCTCGAACAGCAGCGCGTACTCCAGCGGGTCGAGGTCGGTGATGCGCAGGCTGTACGCCACCAGCGAGCCCGCGCCCGAACCCCGTCCCGGCCCCACCGGGCAGCCGTTGTTCTTGGCCCAGTTGATGAAGTCGGCCACGATGAGGAAGTAGCCCTCGAAGCCCATCTTGGCGATGATGCCCAGCTCGTACTCCAGCCGCTGCTGATAGCGCGGGCGGGCCGCTTCGCACTGGTCGGCCTGCGGATAGAGCACGGCCAGCCGCTGCTCCAGCCCGTCCTGCGCCTGCTGGCGGAAGAACTCGGCGGGGGTCAGTCCCTGCGGCGTGGGGAACAGCGGCAATTGCGGTTTGCCCAGATCGAGCACCAGATTGCAGCGCTGGGCAATCGCCACGGTGTTGGCCAGCGCCGAAGGCACATCGGCAAACAGCGCCTCCATCTCGGCCTGCGACTTGAAATACTGCTGGGCAGTGAACTTGCGCTGGCGGCGCGGGTTGCCCAGGGTTTCGCCCTCGGCGATGCACACCCGCGCTTCGTGGGCATCGAAGTCGTCGGCCTTGAGGAATTGCACCGGGTGCGTTGCCACCACGGGCAAACCCAGTTCGGCCGCCAAGGGCACCGCCGCCTGCACGTGGGGCTCGCACGCGGCATGACCGCCGCGCTGCAACTCGATGTAGAAGCGCCCCTCGAACACGGCCGCGTGCTGCCGCGCCAGATCACGCGCGGTGGCCGTGTCGCCCTGCAGCAGCGCCTGCCCAATGGCACCTTCATGCGCACCCGAGAGCGCGATCAGACCTTCGGCCAGCCCGCCCTCCAGCCATTCCCACTGCACCACGGCACGGCCGCGCTGCTGGTTGTCCAGCCAAGCCCGGCTGAGCAAATCGCAGAGGTTGAGATAGCCGGTGCGGTTCTGCACCAGCAGCAGCAGCCGTGTGAACTGCCCCGGATGGCGGGCGCTGCCCAGCAGCACATCACAGCCGATGATCGGCTTGACCCCGGCGTCCAGCGCGGCTTTGTAGAACCGCACGGTGGCAAACAGGTTGTTGAAATCGGTGATCGCCAACGCCCCCTGCCCGTCGCGAGCAGCCGCGGGCACCATGTCGTCCACGCGCAAGGCGCCGTCAACGATGGAGTATTCAGTGTGGGTGCGGAGATGGACGTAGGGCATCGGGGTATTTTAGGGAGGCGCCGCCCGGTTCACAGCATCAAATCACGCCGATGACCAGCAGCAGCGCCCTGTCGACCGCTTTCATCCGCTCCTCATCGAGTCGCCCGCAAGGTTCGCTTATTTTGCTTCGCGGCAGTGTCGAGATTTTGTCCACCATGACCTGCGATAGTGCACGCAGTCCGTTCGCTGGATTCGGCTCGACGGTGACGCGAAACGCGGCATTGCGCAAATCGCTCGTCACTGGGCACAGCATGACGCTTTCCAAGTCGCCCAACAGGTCGGATTGAATGATCACCGCAGGCCTTGGTTTGCCGTAATCGCCCTGCAGAGAAACCGTCACCAAGTCGCCCCGCTGCATCACTCCCAGCCCTCAACTTGCGATGCAGCCTCTTCGGTGAATCGCAGCGCTTCGGCTTCTGCCGGATCGCCTTTCAGGTCTTGACACTG encodes the following:
- a CDS encoding cell envelope integrity protein TolA; the encoded protein is MNTARLSPGDPSALQPPHERGTLRAFGLAALFHLLLIALIAFGVHWKSHPPEAVEAELWSPTVQRAAPRPTAPMERKQPQPQPQPAPPPPPPPKPVAAPKPEPQVQQADIVLKQEREAALKKQQAEQQALIEKRLKEEQKKLAEEKQRLAEQKQQQELKQQQLAEQRKQQQEQKLRQEKLAEQKKLAEQKRLAELKQKKLEQQQTQLAASSRDDYMKQLMQQAGTGAANSTGTAARTSGPSGTYAARIASLVRENVTYPEINQITGDPRVTVLVNLAPDGAVLTAKIERSSGVTSWDQAVLRAIERVHHFPPDSNGKIWTPMLVKAGPRDPS
- the tolQ gene encoding protein TolQ; its protein translation is MDQNFSIVSMVLGASIVVQLVLALLLSVSLASWTVIFRKYFAIKSARVKSEDFEQEFWSGTGLNDLYQSALSNGRHGSPLQRIFASGMREYLKLRERHVLDGSTLVDGARRAMRAAFQREMDALEANLSFLASVGSVSPYVGLFGTVWGIMHAFVGLSNLQQVTLATVAPGIAEALVATAIGLFAAIPAVIAYNFFARDIDRLANRYESFTEEFSNILQRQSTPAPSAAQSAAAASAGRAGPVTGFGGGR
- the dnaE gene encoding DNA polymerase III subunit alpha, with amino-acid sequence MPYVHLRTHTEYSIVDGALRVDDMVPAAARDGQGALAITDFNNLFATVRFYKAALDAGVKPIIGCDVLLGSARHPGQFTRLLLLVQNRTGYLNLCDLLSRAWLDNQQRGRAVVQWEWLEGGLAEGLIALSGAHEGAIGQALLQGDTATARDLARQHAAVFEGRFYIELQRGGHAACEPHVQAAVPLAAELGLPVVATHPVQFLKADDFDAHEARVCIAEGETLGNPRRQRKFTAQQYFKSQAEMEALFADVPSALANTVAIAQRCNLVLDLGKPQLPLFPTPQGLTPAEFFRQQAQDGLEQRLAVLYPQADQCEAARPRYQQRLEYELGIIAKMGFEGYFLIVADFINWAKNNGCPVGPGRGSGAGSLVAYSLRITDLDPLEYALLFERFLNPERVSMPDFDIDFCQENRDRVIDYVKEKYGVDAVSQIATFGTMAARAAVRDVGRVLDLSYTFCDGIAKLIPAKPGQHISLADALKQEPLLAQRYEEEEEVRQLLDLAQQLEGLPRNIGMHAGGVLIAPGKLTDFCPLYAQPGSTDAVSQFDKDDVEAAGLVKFDFLGLATLTILELGAQLIRRNHPDRADFKLEDIPLDDAKSYKLMAKGDTVAVFQLESRGMQGMLRDAKPDRFEDIIALVALYRPGPMDLIPTYCARKAGKEDVVYPDPRMASVLEETYGIMVYQEQVMQVAQVIGGYSLGGADLLRRAMGKKKPEEMAQHRGIFAEGAAKNGIKPEKANEIFDLMEKFAGYGFNKSHAAAYALLAVQTAWMKAHYPAEFLAANMSIALDDTDKLKILVEDAQACGINVLPPDVNASQWRFDPVDSKTIRYALGAIKGNGQAAVEAMIAARQERPFTSLFDFAERVDRTRLNKRVLEALAKAGAFDSLHPERAAVMAAVETAMDYAAQREAARQQAGLFDLFAADAADGGHNPAHEPRLPEVEPWDLRTKLSFEKTAIGYYLSGHLFDASAEEVRRFAPTALMDLVDSRDPVLIAGIAAGVRLVQSQRGRIAILALEDRSGAMEIVIGESLLDTVRDRLRDDALLVLRGKAQTDRFNGGLRFNADSVWTLEEARARLGKSIRLKLNGASSAEPLVGLARQHASEDGLPLLLDVERAGAQVRLSVPACRLPPTDPILSALAQLSKDGRAEIDY
- a CDS encoding biopolymer transporter ExbD is translated as MPALQSSSRGHRSRRALADINVVPYIDVMLVLLIIFMVTAPLITPTMVKLPTVGNAPQAPSVLVQVTIQKDDMLEVSLRDPKSKAANAAPQPVSLKDLPQTVQQLAAQAGLSLDAMPVLIAADKNVKYNAVMRALNLLKQHGVERVGLAVQSNPS
- a CDS encoding AAA family ATPase, with the translated sequence MNPEHRILLIAGPNGAGKTTFAKIFLPEADYSDFINADLIASGLSPFDPDRAARRAARLMLEEIDLRVKNGKSFALETTLSGRGYAAQIPRWRALGYHAKLVFLSLPDAEMAVQRVAARVTQGGHAIPEAVIRRRFSAGLLNFHHLYKPLVNAWALYDNSGDLPSLISSGDNP
- the ybgC gene encoding tol-pal system-associated acyl-CoA thioesterase, with translation MNSTARPSAQPPCLAVFHWPVRVYWEDTDAGGIVYYANYLKFFERSRTEWLRSLGLAQSELAAQSGMVFVVADVHLRYAAPAKLDDALQIQLRLQDIGSASLTVAQQAWRCDASGAPAALLCEATVRVGCVAAATLRPSRIPREVFDRVTRWAAPASPAP
- a CDS encoding type II toxin-antitoxin system PemK/MazF family toxin, yielding MQRGDLVTVSLQGDYGKPRPAVIIQSDLLGDLESVMLCPVTSDLRNAAFRVTVEPNPANGLRALSQVMVDKISTLPRSKISEPCGRLDEERMKAVDRALLLVIGVI